The Anticarsia gemmatalis isolate Benzon Research Colony breed Stoneville strain chromosome 12, ilAntGemm2 primary, whole genome shotgun sequence genome segment CAATGAGAAACGATTTTTCCTCCTCAGTACAACAGAACGATACTACACTAGACGGAATAGGTGCGATATACACAAAAGAAAgtattgtttcaaatatttcttcCAATTAAAGTCTGATAGACATACGGTATGCAAGAAATTTTATCTAGGAACGTTAGCTATATCTCAGAAACCTATTTACAACGTTCATATGAAGAAAACTGATGTGAATACTCCTAAACCAGATGGCAGAGGTCATAACAAAGCCAGTACGCATGCCTTACCAATAGAAGTAAAAGACAGAGTTCGGAAACACATATGTTCATTCACTACGGTAGACTCTAAACCGATCATACAACATTGTAAGAAAAAGCAGTACTTAGATCCAAGTTTAAGTAAGGTACAAATGtacaatatgtatgtaagtgaGTGTAGTAGGGAGAATTCAGTGCCTGTAAAAGAATCGATGTATAGAAAAATAGTGAATACTGAATTTAATATATGTTTTAGAAAGGTTAAAACTGAATCTCAGTTGTGTGATAGATGTAAGGAGACTATTAAGAAGAAATAATGAGTTTAGAATAAATGTCggtgcaaaattaaatgtcaatgtttacagaatttaattttgttatactaAATCAGTATTTTGAGTAGAGTTACATATATGGCAATGACTTGCGCCACTAGGGAAGATAAAGGTAGCATTCCAATTTATAATTTCGATGCACGCTTGCCTTCTCGCTGGTCGAGGGATCTACCGTCCTACTAGGTAAACTTAAATAGTGAGTGTATCGCAATTATGCAAAAAGTCACTTCAATAAGAACGAAGTACGAATAGGGTCCAGCGAAATATGAAGTCGATTATTTCTAATTATGGCCAATCATAGGAATGTATCAAACTCCCTTAGCCGCCCCCTTACATATTGTATGTAAGTGCGAGCAAGAGAGTCTGACAAATATCATGACAGCTGATGCATTTGCAATGGCTTATGTAGAAGATTgaatcaaaagtaataaaactttatgCTAGTCaagaaaaaacagtttttctaAGTTTGAAGTCCGATTTCACGGGTTGGATAAGTGCCGTCTATTGGATAATTAAAGAAGCAAATACTATGAAAACCATAGTTAAAATCTTTGATTACCTAACCATTAGGTTGTAGGCACTTATCTGGAGCTGCTGAAACCGCGCAAGACTGATACGTTTGACCACATTTTAAACTTCAGTCTGAATATATAGCAATgaagatatgtatatttttgtaacagtaatattttttatagatttgataaaaacttgtttcattttcttttccCTAAATCTCATTACTTgatagtaacgccatctagtaaaTTATTGAATGCTAAGTTTATAGTAGTAATGTGGTAGAGTGCAATTACTTATGATAGCAGAAGTTTCAGATTCGATTCTAGGATGTCTTTATCGTTAAAACTGCATTTGTCCCcttaaatgcatttaaaattatgGTATAGTCAGATTCGTAGCTTACTAATGGTTATACAGAAGTTTTCAAACAGGCTATTAATTTGGTAAAATAATAAGCGTCTAAATATAACTGTGTAACTCACCGATAGTCGAACTTAAGTTATTAGTCCAATAAGTCATTTCTGACGGGCTTGAAAGGGTAGCAAAGTCTACAGACGGCTggtaaagacaaaataaataagactacTAGCAGTCGTAATTGGGTAGcaacaataaacaaaactggcctaaattaattttaatattatgtatttgtatgctAGTTGTAGGAACATAAACAGTACCTACACACAGTATTAAAGAAGTGGTTATATAATACGAGAGTGACACAGGTCATTAACCTATGTCAGCCTCTTTAACTCTTCGTGTTACgttataaataggtacctatgttcATTGTATAGAGGTAAAGCTCTTTATTCTAGTCTTATCTATTTCATTGGTTAGACACAAAAATCAGCCgctaaagttttaattttgacGACTTAGCCAgcaataacttaaatattttacttttcgtGGCTAAGCTATTATCTGCGAAGCATTGATTCAGTAGgtgaatattttactatttaaggTTCCTATTTTGCTATTACATTTTCACAACCGTAAGGATGAAAAAggatttttgtttcaaaagtatctacctacgtaaaaaataaaacaacaaataattacataattattataatgtacaaaACCACAATCCTTAACctacattattatgtttaattgaaacaattattataaattaaggAAATCACAAGGTGATGCACAGATGTGTTTCACGAAAACATgtgaacaaaagaaaaaagtttacaaaatgtgtaaaaaaaacgTGTCACAAAACGAAGTgttcaaataaatcaaagaaatatcgtaaacaaatgattttttgttgctttgtaaTATTGCTTAAGATCTATGcaaaacattttagaaaaacaattgaaaaaatgatataaaaaacaCAGCCTCAAATAGCCCAGCAATGACAATAAAAGTTtagaaaaatacgtttttttatggGCTACTAAAGAGAAATCTGATAATTTAAGTATGAGAAATTAAAAGTGGGTAAAATACAACAGATCTTTATGTAAGTAATTAGTTTCCACTAATCGATAATGACAATTGATTCGTTCGTAGTTATTTTAGATCGATATCGATTATCGTTCGTAAAAAACCGTAAATCAATTTCCCATCTCTAGCATCCATAGTTTTtggtataaaagaaaaatattaaaataaatatgaggaAAAGTAAGTGCTTTtacgtatttttgttattagttaaTTCTTGCTGGGATCATGACGCAGACGAGGTCTTCTTCTTCATCATTTTTAAGTTCCCATTTGACATCGACTTTCACTTTCGGGTAAGATTTCAAGACAGGCATGGTGGTTCTATAACTGGCCTCTTTACCCGCCTGAAAAAGAAGGTGTTTGGTTACAAATTGTACTCGTTAGCTATGAAGAATATCGGGTGAATAATGATCTGTATTTTAGAAGGGTAATTTTCGTTCAACCTTCCAGGCGAGGGGTGAAACAACAAGCCTATTTGTTTACTAAAcaggttttaaaataatgacaataCTGAGAGTGGCACTATGCAACATTAAAGCAAGCACTTGTATCtgtcataatatatgtatttatcttAGTTAGTTCGTAATCCTatgcgtaataaaataaaagccttttatcaaacaatatctaagatttaaattaattgcgtAGACCCTCTACGTCGTAGCAAAATTTGGCTACGAATTGCTACGAGTCTGACTGCAATTCTTTGACTGCTTTTTATATGATTGCCGAATTTTGACCTTTAAATACTTCTGGTTTTGAACTGGGTACTGAGTGAAAGCACGTATTAACGTTCTCCTGGCTTATATCTGGCTACGGCAGCCAGTTTGACTGAAACCAGCAAACTGTAGAAACCTCTGTTTTAGTGTccaaatacataggtacacatTACACAGGCACACTTTCTATTACCCTGATCATCGcccccaggattcgaacccgaaatTTTTGcgtggcagtcgcatacactaccgaatTACTCTAGATCTGCTATAAGTGTTAAGATACTTACAGGCAACGGACAGGAGAGGTTGTTGTCTTTGCAGGCATCAGGCTGAGGCATGGGGAACGGCACAGGCAGGTTCATGATCACACCATGGACGATGGTCTGAAGACCTTTCACGTCTTGAGCTGGAATTACAAATAGTATTGATTAGAATTAAGATTTTgaagtataaaatgtttgttgcgATCACTGATCAGCTGATAATTTGTGGTTAGAACCTTTGACGCGGATAATTTAAAGATGGGTCGTCGTTCTATGGTAGGTTTTTGAGTTACCTTTTCGTTCTACACGTTGATATAATTAATGTCAGTGTAGGTATGTTTTTGATTAACTTAATAAGTTGTATCTAAAGGAATATTGTAACATTAGCTATACGAAAAAATAGGCACATCaacttaatagttttttttataaccgtTGAACTACATAGACTAATCCCTGAAATAAGCCAgtgattgtaatttttttatgtaattctgTTTCAATATATATTCGTTAACgcaatgtaagtatgtattgtaTGCAATTAAAAACAGGAAAACTAGGTTGCGGACAAGTTTCTGATAAAACGTTAGCTGAATTAATAAGTATGGTactgttaataattaattgaataacaataatttattgttgaatatttagtaaaataatattaaaatgatgacTCAGAAAAATTACGATATTGAGATGCCCGAGATTCCTTAACACACACATTAAACTTTAACAACAATCGTAAAACTAAAACAATCGAAATCATAAACaggtaaaatagttttttccaAAATTCAACATCCGTTGTATTATTTTCACTTAGTGTCTATTTACTCGTTAGATACCAATTATAAAGATCTTTTCTAATACTTACATGGTGTAAAGTCAATACTGATGGTGGCATTAGTGTTTCTCTTGAGTACACACTCCTTGGCATCTTCGGCACACCCGCTCACGCCCACACTTTGTACACTCGCTAGTTTTGAACCtgcaagaaaaataatatgagGTTAAGTAATTGATTATTGCACAATAATAGAGTGAAATAgactaattaaaagttaaacataCAGACAGTGAAGTCTCAGTTCTAGGGACCTGTTTTTGCTCTTTGGGTACGGATCCTTATTAAACACATCACCCTCCTTTGCATCGTGCAGTCGAGTAAAAGAGATAAGGTGAGCTGTAGTCTTTGTTAGTTGAAATCAGGttgtaattgaaaattatgACCTTCTCAACAACTGTGAAAAACAGTGCTCATTAACATTTGTTATCTTTTTAACTCGTTTTGTGATAAggcttattattatatttgggGGTGATCTTGGATACCCATACTAGCAAGTCCTTGCCGACCTTCCGATATAGAGTAGGTATGACAAGACCTTTTCAAGACAATTGATGGTTTGAACTGCATTTTTGACCTAAACGCCACATTAACAATGATATTGAAAGCAGGGATATTGTCCCGTCCGTTTGCATCAGATTATACATAAAGATTGGGCGACGGATGTAGAAAACAAACAGGTGCAATCAAGCACGGTCATTGTGTGATCGACATCGACCCCTCGTGCAAGGTCATCGACAGGTTAATGGGCCTTGCTGTATTGTTGCACTGGTTTTTAAAGCTTGTATGgcgaaataaagaaatataatatgatcATCTAAAAAACAGAGTCTTTTTGCTGTCAATCTTGTGTTGTTGTTATTAGCTAAGGCTTTTTCAATTGTTGTCTTTTTCAATAAAGTATGGCAAAATGTATCGATGTggatgaagcaagggaagtttgtaaggatcgtaccaagcggTATtgtttggtctctacctacccctatgggagtTAGTCGTGGTTTTACGAATGTGTGTATAATATCACGTCGAGTGCATTACTCCAGTTTCCTGATGCCAACTTTCAGATGTCTGATCTGTTGTGCAAGTCAAATGCATGtcttgaaaaaagaaaaaagtgaaaGTCGTGAAAAAAGAATTCACAGGACTATTTAGATAATACAGTCTTCCTAGCTAAGCAAAGAACAAcactttttttaattgttttatagacAATTCAcgccctaagaattgctcttgtgtcacggagacttttacaaacatacaaacaacggacacaaagcacacccagacccgaaacaattatttgtggatcgcacaaataattgctccgtgtgggagtcgaacccacgacctccctacgcagtggtgttggcgtggtgacctaaaccactgcctAGACCTAAAACACAGGTAGTCTGGaaaatattattgcttttttcAATTATCTCTTGTATAGGCACTTTACCTATACAAGAGCTTGTTTGTGGTCAGCTAGGTGTCCCTACCGTGAAACTGGCTatgaaataatgatatttagttTGAGTTGGTTTGTTAATTTGGTTTAGCATAAATCCAGATGACTAAAGTTTGTTCGTAAATCGTAGTAAACACGACAAATGTACCAGTTTTGATGTCTACTACCTCATGTTTTCATAGACTGTTGGTAAACAATAAACGTAGTTGGTTGAACAAGTCCTTGTTTTGTCTTGATCGTAAGATTGTAGCCTACACGTTTCATGAAACATTTACAGGTATTTGAAGTGAgcaaattatttctataatttggGAGTAACAGACTTTGAGCAGAGTCGATTTTGTAGCACTACAttcttatatatattataattcttcAGACGATacattattactataataactcatcaatttgtataaatagtctagatttttttgtaggtaaaataaacttctaaattcattattactattttatacgACACATCGATTGTAGATTATTTTGTCTTATAAAGACTGAAATCAGACAAACAAGTTCTAATTTTACTGCGTAGCGTagtaaatatatcataatacaAAAACGAAACCCAgcagttattatttaaacataaagtattatttcaaatgtttGTTATCTCGTATCAGCTTAATAACGTGATTGTAGTTGTTTGTCGCACaaactattaaatatacattattattgggTAAAAACTAATGAGCCGCGGTAATAtagttattatacttattatatactatGGATTACGAATGTAGAGTTACGGAAAACATCGttgtttaatgtaaaatgaTTTACGGAAATCTGGTTTTGGGAAAtgatgtagatttttttattaatctatgcgtgataactattttatatgtatggTGAAGTTTAAGAGAGTTAGCTGCTAtcatagcatattattataacctatatgcatacatatattttatacataatctATAAAACATCGCTTTTTTCTAAAAACGTACGTAAACGTTTTCTCCATGCAACTCGTTATACATCGATGGCCAAAAGCATAACGCattgaaaaatagttatatacctacataaatatgttGTCTTATGAATATGAAGATATTGGTGACTGGAGCAATGAACATGCTTAATAGTACagtgtatttcaaaaattataatcataacATTTCAGCAATGTTGGTtctatataataacaataacgataattataattttgcgaTACATATTAAGGAAggatttcaaataatttaaaaataataaactttatccTGTCAACAATCTAGCTTACATGACAAAATACCCAGAAATATGCATAATATTTGtgaataataacaattaaataattttgtaactaaaaacgtctaattttaatttcatttctaGCGTCGATTctattactaattaaaaaaaatggctcAAGAATTCTGCACACACATCAATCTCATTTTGGTTATCGCCATATTGCCGCCATTACAAAATGCTAATACTTAACACGCTAATTGCagtgttaataattattacctGCAATAGGTTCTTTTCTTATATAATACtcattattcaatattatgctatactaacccccggtttctaagtatatttagcggtaataatttatctattccatagtgttttttatatgagtttcaacgctatcaaatagataaactaccgctaaatgtacctcagaaactgggggtaagtaATGCATTATTATACTGCCCCGCTCAGTTTCGTCATCTCGCAAGATTTCGTGGCTAATGACCAGTTTCGGATAAGTTAGGTATCTAACATTTATCAATCGAGACTTCGTTCTCCTACACTTATATGCAAATGTAAAATAACTCATAATCATCTAACTGTGTAGTACTGTTAAAGTAGCTAGATGCATTGCGTCATACAATAAGAGCTACATAAGTAGATAAGTATAAGTAGAATTATGAATGGGCGGTGTAACAGCAGTTATGACTAGGAATCTACGATTGTGTCTGTGATACAAAGTTATGATAAATAAGACTATATATGAATGGAGCACACGTTATGTGCAGTATTTGTTTATCCAATTAGCTATTTAAAAGGTAGAGCCAGCGAGTGGTTGGTTACTTCATTCTTATTTAACTCGAAGGAGAAATAGGGTCTccgcacacatatgggatcggaaagggatcgtaaccGTAACGCCTTTCGCCTCGGTGTCAACCAGGCGTCAACCTACCGTATGCACGTAACGAAAGCGTATCAGCAGCGCCTGTACGTCAACTCGGCTACGGCTAGGCGACACCGCGCTTACGCCTCGCCGCCCCCTGGCTGACCTGGTTGGCACCAGATCAGTTTGAATCCAAACGTTAAGTGTAGCGCACTGTTATGTCTTGGTTTACAATACGTGAGTTGGCTATCATAGCCATATAGCACTTGGCGGCGTCTTTAGCAGGCAAGTCGCGGGAGGGGAAAGGGGAAAGGGTGGACGAAGAGATGTGAGCTCGggtacggagagacgtaagcgcggggacggagaaacgtaagcgcggggacgatgagccgtaagcgcgggaattcaagttcggagcctgttccgaggcgaggcgattacgttattattccgattagtgtgcgttgcagtagggagtttaatacaaaccattctgaacggctcgaggcgatacgatgacgatccctttccgatcccatatgtgtgctgagacccatAAGCGTATGATATATCTCcgatataaaatttatcaaacaCTGACTTTTAATTGTGTTAGTATGCTTTTAAAGGCGCATGTAATGGCGCTGTTCTGTAGGCTTACTACTATTAGAGTGCGATTGTATTTGTTGAGATTGAAATTGTTAAAACGGGCTCTTATGACGTGTGTAAGCCGACAGGGTACGTCagattgaaattattaaaacggGCTCATAAGACGGGAGTAAACCGACAgagtatttttacaataaaaaaatgtagtagtGAAATAGAGAGGTGTCAATTTTCAATATCCTGATAACTATACAAAACGTTAGTAAACATTTCCCGAGACAGAAAGACATCTTCGTGGTCACTTCAGTGGGTTCTTAATCATTGCAAAGTTTGCAAAAATATAGTGCAGTAGACACTACATGCTTCAAGACCTTTGTTATTATTCTATACCACTAACAAATATCGAGTACCTAACTATGTagtcattttatttgaaaaacggAAACCACATGCACCTCATTTAACGGAACCAATTTTTCCACTTTCGATTTGGAGTGTAGGAAATCGATTCAAAATTTTGCGcgtgtaaaattttaatgacaagTATATAAGAAGTATAAATAATGCTGTAATAGTGTATTAAACAGCCTTGTTACTAGTTATTGCttatataaactattttattgcttGTAACGTAATTTGTGCACGTGCTTTATTTGTTGGTAACTGAGTCATATTTACGTAGTTTTGTTTTCGTTTGAAATGTTGATTTGGTACAAAAAAgacatgttatttataaaattctacaGTTACTAACTGACAGACAACGTTCAGCCGAAACTACTAAACGCGAgaagctgaaatttggcatgaatATTCCTTAGAAAGTGTATACTGTgtagaggatttttggaaatttcttATCGGAGATAAATTTCCACGCGAGCATAACCGTGGGCGGAAAACGAGAGAATTATAAATTGGAAGGAGTCattgtttaattgattttagACAAATAAGACCAAttcttataaaagtaataactgCTGTGTACAGTTTAGTATCTACACAAACGTACTGTGATAAGCATTTTCAGTATTCTTATTTGAATGATCGAAAAATACTCTTGAGTTACCTCGagaaattttgataattatcgCTATTGGTTTCACTTCGACATGGCAAAGGGTGCAAGGGTttatatgtaaaacaaaaaatatatatgtaaggTTGAAACTTTTAGTCGGAAATTGACACCCTTCAAACGAAATTTGTCATCTGTCATATGTCAATTCTTCTATTCTCACTCTAAAGTAATAAACCAAACTATTATCTTCAAGAAGCGTCTGTTTTATTTAGCAGTGAGTTGATACGTGGGGTAGTTATAATAGAGGTGATAAAGTTCGT includes the following:
- the LOC142977120 gene encoding ecdysteroid-regulated 16 kDa protein-like; amino-acid sequence: MLFYITLTVLLASSQAKFWTDCGSKLASVQSVGVSGCAEDAKECVLKRNTNATISIDFTPSQDVKGLQTIVHGVIMNLPVPFPMPQPDACKDNNLSCPLPAGKEASYRTTMPVLKSYPKVKVDVKWELKNDEEEDLVCVMIPARIN